From Echeneis naucrates chromosome 7, fEcheNa1.1, whole genome shotgun sequence, one genomic window encodes:
- the fam217ba gene encoding uncharacterized protein fam217ba isoform X1, with protein sequence MGPIMQERTASTTLKRVVSKEKSRAKNTENSGQVTSSKKGNKMKKAVGQIRNAPPGTGQDKDTVATVQKGAQSKGVRVKSGTTRNTSKLSSPEEEGDSRPQIRKQSSGQKKEDRRENQRMSQCSNELQPICGGMGKNRRALSLPLSPISGLRHMPAQPLTHSPGPTTEALQHYNQKEDDDTDSASDLSDSERLPVLPSPCTPCTPPHLNLRAEVINTNDFPPDFPGPRGTVGDEDESEKPTYSYQDFLPPPFNSWSLRQLAVFLHTEGRGAPRPKPVGPLEKYLERLLQLEWLQIQTVQAESSRPPGSRPRPQGFPSATVAHPPRPHTAPPSRLNSPKGLRHIQRAFPFVPVNNPPSPASTQPHPTRYPVCPHCHIRYPMCNGSCSAYAYQRHSRLSPLLERRARPGAPAKRSSSETRAPSTEGRSPGGQNGSGGGGAQTPVSPSAGKSHVRQMQAAGNARKQPQESNPNCRGQARKSRVRANSETDVKKESGGMKAAGAEKRLFAASKREAITSKRVEKDWQRTEAGGQASKTAIKRAAKEPQSNSKAPLSSKQNGKTKNVHFVAK encoded by the exons ATGGGGCCCATCATGCAGGAGCGCACAGCATCCACGACACTGAAACGCGTCGTCTCCAAAGAGAAGAGCAGGGCGAAAAACACCGAAAATAGCGGACAAGTAACGAG TTCAAAGAAAGGTAACAAGATGAAGAAAGCAGTGGGCCAAATTAGAAATGCACCCCCAGGAACAGGTCAGGATAAGGACACAGTGGCAACAGTGCAGAAG GGGGCACAGTCTAAAGGTGTTAGGGTCAAATCTGGCACAACCCGAAATACAAGCAAACTCTCCAG cCCAGAAGAAGAAGGTGATTCGAGGCCTCAAATCCGCAAACAATCATCCGGGCAGAAGAAAGAGGACAGGCGAGAAAATCAGCGGATGTCACAATGCAGCAACGAGTTACAGCCAATTTGTGGGGGGATGGGGAAAAATCGGCGAGCCCTATCTCTGCCCCTCTCCCCGATATCGGGGCTACGCCACATGCCAGCACAACCACTAACACACTCCCCAGGCCCCACTACAGAGGCACTACAGCACTACAACCAGAAAGAAGATGATGACACTGACAGTGCCAGCGATCTGTCAGACTCTGAGAGGCTGCCTGTGCTGCCCTCTCCCTGTACCCCCTGCACCCCACCTCACCTCAACCTCCGTGCTGAGGTCATCAACACTAATGACTTTCCTCCGGACTTCCCAGGACCCCGTGGGACTGTGGGTGATGAAGACGAGAGCGAAAAACCCACCTACAGTTACCAAGACTTTCTGCCTCCTCCCTTCAACAGCTGGAGTCTGAGACAGCTGGCAGTGTTTCTACATACAGAGGGCCGTGGTGCCCCCCGGCCCAAGCCTGTAGGGCCCCTAGAGAAGTACCTGgagaggctgctgcagctggagtgGCTCCAGATCCAAACAGTGCAAGCAGAGAGCAGCCGTCCGCCAGGGAGTCGCCCAAGGCCACAGGGCTTCCCCTCTGCTACCGTAGCTCACCCCCCAAGGcctcacacagctccaccaTCCCGACTCAACTCCCCTAAAGGGCTGCGGCATATTCAGCGAGCCTTCCCGTTTGTGCCTGTTAACAACCCCCCATCACCTGCCTCAACTCAGCCCCACCCCACCCGCTATCCAGTTTGCCCCCACTGTCACATTCGCTACCCAATGTGCAATGGAAGCTGCTCTGCCTATGCCTACCAGCGCCACTCACGGCTTAGCCCACTGCTCGAGCGCAGAGCCAGACCTGGGGCACCAGcgaagaggagcagcagtgagACCAGAGCACCCTCCACAGAAGGAAGGAGCCCAGGAGGACAAAAtgggagtggaggaggaggagcccaGACCCCAGTTAGCCCATCAGCTGGAAAGAGTCATGTCAGGCAAATGCAGGCTGCAGGCAATGCCCGAAAGCAACCCCAGGAATCTAACCCGAACTGCAGAGGTCAGGCAAGGAAAAGCCGTGTTAGAGCTAATTCTGAGACAGATGTTAAAAAGGAATCTGGCGGCATGAAAGCAGCTGGGGCAGAGAAACGTCTTTTTGCTGCAAGCAAGAGAGAGGCCATCACCTCCAAGAGAGTGGAGAAGGACTGGCAGAGGACAGAAGCAGGAGGGCAGGCCTCTAAAACAGCCATCAAAAGAGCTGCTAAAGAGCCACAGTCCAATTCCAAAGCACCGCTTAGTAGTAAGCAgaatggcaaaacaaaaaatgtgcacTTTGTTGCAAAGTAA
- the sycp2 gene encoding synaptonemal complex protein 2 translates to MASGQDTQLEKIINEVLKDGNVCALDVFLQRGMNDETSMKCSKQFLSKLDKLVCWYLDQKDPQSASLCLAVVHKCGEKLKLLNGSQGVSGLIGQGLINKMVQWFEKCRQLWIQGGPQWDEALFNLSEDFFDALMVVHEASNEGKYKITESFLYPVGQLGVEPRIYILIQKEAIRKFNLILDKIPVGLTKEMMILTSQEASDIMMKLARQILEGGDYDLQTASMEALCRMATPEQRKGLANKLFKMEHVANAFVKICDSEFETDCRKFLNFVNGIQGVSRRVISYPCLEVYLGKYELLMPADEKLEEFWIDFNHGSRSISFYFSLADEEVQEAQWETICINENEVQSFTVTEEDKEKILQLKLSEVVIVGVIEGSNLTIHFSSSLDILQAACGVFGPSKNKSFVGKMGTSVVKTTVKVIMEENSSQVVSESQVSLAESAKNTAPYALQASCAPIQMVTPAKMRISESATFISNSAGRSVQSASSLSAVNSTSTPARSKSKPSLEMVRSCERKGELGLGELSTVDKSYSHGTALRSTAAACFSERNIPLAKAADGALAGLEEQQSQEDNFVPDTQPRTVRNISSHWRKFSVSEMLTMPTQKINTLPKPELQSDSAQCQEQPRSALRSSVPGSGSISQKQLHTELTKRLQQVLRKQNEDQVPEQSAKTQGKRSHIRGDSKGRNSTDQFVSTLCTFKAQQAQKKGLATGRSKAQISLEANVPPHKAPVKISTAKVLQEKMAPSAKAETHMALSSKEKRDAEVAQSMVKHISSHYETNTNSSTENVNLSWKAPLVNRKGVFDFSTDTSLTLGGKDKPSTNSSAISSSGIHDSPGLYSKAKKGQPVKKEKRYVKRHLFSDTDTDYATTEVSWLRDSSRKPKPKVTKYSRQAPIKPTAVSPHTSYESPDLPPLLPRRGKTKTNPKPNVKKPETVKPTVEPPQPRVADRRPRRAAASAKSYREPETDESQSESEESPALKQRPKNVCQSTLTLNKNGDPVLEEMNALKDSFAAHQTSFCPSAPFIERMRSAERSAPTLGLTCSPLLTPRGSPLPSSPGPACCDTPLPILLLDKPCSTVSNKEYFKPSSFYSPEKKCSTSKTQSIPPVPSLPPLRGQTPVPSPPIVLSAAELNQECLSPAPRSSLSLSTLPLLTSTALDLDKIPVLSQPQSPFQEDTVNCNHFYGFSEVSSVSKLSLNSSSKSSVLTSRVKDRLSTALTVSHKREKTPSSERDVKPAQPLMSGPSYKRYISSSSDSEEDEKEERKKCKMRGQHSPRMKPRKLFKSFSEVSAAGGMSRVMSSSHMMTSSHWLAEVDGGDIDMNEDLETPETALNPSSLCQQFSSDLKKKLQNRQKMMEVYSKQSLKTVQQHVSSLNMQVSKHRSQRLAQVQRVLQEEIHKLEQEDTVLKRMEKDHIIHWKEQTLAFRSYNEQETRRNETLKTALQSKVSHSLEYEQRIFTSQMCLIRNDMKSVQDRLLSEMQEGEIQGVKRGLHALFFPAGTKF, encoded by the exons ATGGCATCAGGTCAGGACACACAG TTGGAGAAAATCATCAACGAGGTGTTAAAGGATGGGAATGTCTGTGCACTGGATGTTTTCTTGCAAAGGGGCATGAATGACGAGACCTCCATGAAATGTTCCAAACAGTTTCTCTCTAAATTGGACAAACTTGTCTGCTGG TACTTGGATCAGAAAGACCCCCAATCAGCCAGTTTGTGTCTCGCTGTTGTCCACAAATGTGGGGAAAAGCTCAAACTACTCAATGGCAGTCAAGGGGTGTCAGGATTAATAGGCCAAGGCCTGATCAACAAG ATGGTCCAGTGGTTTGAGAAATGCAGACAGCTATGGATCCAGGGTGGGCCACAGTGGGATGAGGCTTTGTTCAACCTTTCTGAGGACTTCTTTGATGCTCTAATG GTGGTTCATGAAGCATCCAATGAAG GGAAATACAAAATCACAGAGTCTTTCCTTTATCCTGTTGGTCAATTGGGAGTTGAGCCCAGAATCTACATCCTGATCCAAAAAGag GCGATTCGTAAATTTAACTTAATTCTGGACAAAATCCCAGTGGGGCTTACGAAAGAAATGATGATCCTAACATCACAGGAGGCCTCAGATATCAT GATGAAGCTGGCTCGTCAGATATTGGAAGGTGGTG ACTATGACTTGCAGACCGCTTCGATGGAGGCGCTCTGCAGAATGGCCACTCCTGAACAGAGGAAGGGGTTGGCAAATAAGTTGTTCAAAATGGAGCATGTGGCCAATGCCTTTGTCAAGATATGTGATTCTGAGTTTGAGACG GATTGTCGCAAGTTTTTGAACTTCGTGAATGGGATCCAAGGAGTTAGCAGAAG AGTCATTTCCTACCCTTGTTTGGAGGTTTATCTGGGCAAGTATGAG CTGCTGATGCCAGCTGATGAGAAGCTGGAAGAATTCTGGATTGACTTCAACCACGGCAGCCGCAGCATTTCCTTTTACTTCTCTTTGGCTGATGAAGAGGTGCAG GAGGCCCAGTGGGAAACAATATGCATCAATGAAAATGAAGTCCAAAGCTTCACTGTTAcag aggaggacaaggagaaAATATTGCAATTGAAACTATCAGAAGTGGTGATTGTTGGAGTGATTGAAGGATCAAATCTTACCATTCACTTCAGCTCCTCTCTGGACATCCTGCAAGCTGCTTGTGGTGTCTTTGGACccagcaaaaacaaa AGCTTTGTAGGTAAGATGGGCACATCTGTGGTGAAGACTACAGTTAAAGTTATAATGGAGGAGAACAGCTCCCAG GTTGTTTCAGAGAGCCAGGTCTCACTTGCTGAAAGTGCAAAAAATACAGCCCCATATGCTTTACAGGCCTCATGTGCACCTATACAG ATGGTGACTCCAGCGAAGATGAGGATTTCAGAGTCCGCCACCTTCATCAGCAATAGTGCAGGCAGAAGTGTACAAAGTGCCAGCTCCCTCTCTGCCGTTAATTCTACAA GCACTCCAGCCAGGAGTAAAAGCAAGCCATCTCTGGAGATGGTTCGTTCATGTGAAAGGAAAGGTGAACTTGGCCTGGGAGAACTGAGTACAGTTGATAAGAGTTACAGTCATGGCACAGCACTCAggagcacagcagcagcttgcTTCTCAGAGAGG AACATTCCACTCGCTaaagcagcagatggagctTTAGCTGGACTGGAAGAACAACAATCTCAAG AGGATAATTTTGTGCCTGACACCCAACCCAGAACTGTGAGAAACAT CTCCTCTCACTGGCGCAAATTTTCAGTGTCTGAAATGCTAACAATgcccacacagaaaataaatactcTGCCAAAACCTG AGCTTCAATCGGATTCGGCACAATGCCAGGAGCAACCACGCTCAGCACTTCGATCATCAGTTCCAGGCTCAGGCTCTATCAGCCAAAAGCAGCTCCATACTGAACTCACCAAGCGCCTTCAGCAGGTCCTTAGGAAGCAGAATGAAGATCAAGTTCCTGAACAGTCAGCTAAAACACAGGGAAAAAGATCTCATATCAGAGGGGACTCCAAAGGCAGAAACTCTACAGATCAGTTTGTTTCTACTTTGTGTACATTCAAAGCACAGCAAGCCCAGAAAAAGGGCCTAGCCACAGGGAGGAGCAAAGCCCAAATATCACTGGAGGCAAATGTTCCCCCACACAAAGCTCCAGTCAAAATCTCCACTGCCAAAGTTTTGCAGGAGAAAATGGCCCCCAGTGCTAAAGCTGAAACTCATATGGCCCTTTCTAGCAAAGAAAAG AGAGATGCAGAAGTTGCTCAAAGCATGGTGAAGCACATCTCCAGCCATTATGAGACTAACACCAATTCCTCGACAGAAAATGTCAATCTGAGCTGGAAGGCTCCTCTTGTCAACAG AAAGGGTGTCTTTGATTTCAGCACTGATACATCATTGACTCTTGGG gGAAAGGATAAACCCTCCACTAACAGTTCTGCCATTTCAAGCAG TGGCATCCATGACTCCCCAGGACTCTACAGCAAAGCCAAAAAAGGGCAACCTGTGAAAAAa gagAAACGGTATGTGAAAAGGCATTTGTTCAGTGATACAGATACAGACTATGCCACAACAGAGGTCAGTTGGCTGAGGGATTCAAGTAGGAAACCCAAACCCAAAGTTACCAAATACTCCAGGCAGGCACCCATCAAGCCAACAGCTGTGTCACCTCATACTTCTT ATGAATCTCCAGATTTACCGCCACTCTTACCTAGAAGGGGCAAGACCAAAACCAATCCA AAGCCCAATGTGAAGAAGCCGGAGACAGTTAAGCCAACAGTAGAACCACCGCAACCACGTGTAGCAGACAGGAGGCCCAGgagagctgctgcctctgctaAGAGCTACAGGGAgccagaaacagatgagagcCAGTCAGAATCAGAGGAGTCTCCTGCTCTGAAg cagAGGCCAAAGAATGTTTGTCAGAGCACTTTGACcttaaataaaaatggtgaTCCTGTCCTGGAAGAAATGAATGCATTGAAGGATTCATTTGCCGCCCACCAGACCTCATTCTGTCCATCTGCTCCTTTCATCGAGAGGATGAGAT CTGCTGAGAGGTCAGCCCCAACCTTGGGTTTGACCTGTTCCCCTCTTCTCACCCCGCGGGGATCCCCACTCCCTTCCTCCCCTGGCCCTGCCTGCTGTGACACCCCCTTGCCAATCCTGCTGCTAGACAAACCTTGCTCTACAGTCAGCAATAAAGAATACTTCAAGCCCTCATCCTTCTACAGTCCAGAGAAGAAGTGCAGCACATCCAAGACTCAGTCCATCCCGCCTGTCCCATCGCTCCCTCCACTGAGAGGCCAAACCCCTGTGCCCAGTCCTCCCATTGTGCTGAGTGCAGCAGAG ctgaatCAGGAGTGTCTTTCTCCAGCACCTCGTTCCTCTTTGTCGCTGTCCACTCTGCCCCTGCTAACATCCACAGCCCTTGATCTGGACAAGATCCCCGTGCTGTCCCAGCCTCAATCACCTTTCCAAGAAGACACTGTCAACTGTAACCACTTTTATGGCTTCAGTGAAGTGTCTTCAGTATCCAAGCTTTCACTGAACTCATCATCTAAGTCATCTGTGCTCACCAGCCGGGTTAAGGATCGCCTTAGCACTGCCCTGACTGTGTCTCATAAAAGAGAG AAAACACCATCCTCAGAGAGAGACGTAAAACCAGCACAACCTCTTATGTCAG GACCAAGTTACAAGCGCTACATCTCCTCAAGCAGTGATTCTGAGGAAGATgagaaggaagagaggaagaaatgcaAGATGAGGGGACAGCATTCTCCTCGCATGAAGCCAAGGAAATTGTTCAAATCCT TCTCTGAGGTGTCTGCTGCAGGTGGGATGAGCCGAGTCATGTCTTCGTCTCACATGATGACCTCCAGTCACTGGCTGGCAGAAGTGGACGGTGGAGACATTGACATGAATGAGGATTTGGAAACCCCAGAAACTGCTTTAAACCCGAGTAGCCTATGCCAACAGTTCAGCTCTGACCTGAAAAAGAAGCTCCAG AATCGTCAAAAGATGATGGAGGTTTACAGCAAGCAGTCTTTGAAGACCGTCCAGCAACATGTCTCCTCCCTTAACATGCAAGTCAGCAAACACAG GAGTCAGAGGCTTGCACAGGTGCAGAGAGTGCTCCAGGAAGAGATCCACAAGCTGGAGCAAGAGGACACAGTTCTGAAAAGAATGGAGAAAGACCACATT ATTCACTGGAAAGAACAGACTCTGGCTTTTCGTTCGTACAATGAGCAGGAAACTAGGAG AAATGAGACCCTGAAGACAGCCCTCCAGAGTAAAGTGTCTCACAGTTTGGAGTACGAACAGAGAATCTTCACATCTCAG ATGTGCTTGATAAGAAACGACATGAAGTCAGTCCAGGACAGACTGCTCAGTGAGATG CAAGAGGGAGAGATCCAGGGTGTGAAGAGAGGACtgcatgctttgtttttccccGCTGGAACCAAGTTTTGA
- the phactr3a gene encoding phosphatase and actin regulator 3a gives MATSDGLDGCLQRGRSQSDPNILTEPGIDLAHGTEVVDQQRVLRTGCLVSGVHTPPIRRNSKLATLGRIFKPWKWRKKKNEKLKQSSTDVALSSGLLCHDPSSPTQGCCSDGAVLLGGFGGPLNPNLTVSSVEYLGPEEEHPPLVAAPLQDCERVEEIIPLPVDEGGEEVHPVGDLPEGLQDMADQMEERAEEEVPLGTSPPQVPPKLLPQLSTGDDSGPASLPTHLPNSYLPKEPPPRATESLASMTLQLRGPLANPSGSPHLGNMIHPPMPPSCIMEELQRAFASKNRQESSDNQHSLSLVGGCVGGGGSDWPKKEAEENKENVRLDQCFSNTSGLPTDLDGWNESVISGTLPRRLRKELLAVKLRNRPSKQELEDRNIFPARSDQERQEIRQQIEMKLAKRLSQRPNVEELESRNILKQRNDQTEQEERREIKQRLNRKLNQRPTVDELRDRKILIRFSDYVEVAKAQDYDRRADKPWTRLSAADKAAIRKELNEFKSTEMEVHASSKHLTRFHRP, from the exons AGGTGGTGGACCAGCAGAGGGTGCTGAGGACAGGCTGCCTGGTCAGCGGCGTCCACACTCCACCCATCCGACGCAACAGCAAGCTGGCCACCCTGGGGCGCATCTTCAAGCCCTggaagtggagaaaaaagaaaaacgagaAGCTCAAGCAGAGTTCCACAG ATGTAGCATTATCCAGCGGCCTTCTATGCCACGACCCGAGCTCCCCCACCCAGGGCTGCTGCTCAGATGGTGCAGTCCTTCTTGGAGGATTTGGGGGACCTTTGAATCCAAACCTCACCGTTAGCAGTGTGGAGTACCTTGGTCCCGAGGAGGAGCACCCCCCTTTAG TAGCTGCGCCCCTCCAGGACTGTGAACGGGTGGAGGAGATCATCCCTCTACCGGTGGACGAGGGAGGTGAGGAGGTGCACCCTGTTGGGGATTTGCCTGAGGGGCTGCAGGACATGGCAGACCAGAtggaagagagagcagaggaagaagttCCACTGGGAACTTCTCCACCACAAGTACCTCCAAAACTTTTGCCCCAGCTGAGCACTGGAGATG ATTCAGGCCCTGCGTCTCTCCCTACTCACTTGCCTAACTCCTACCTCCCAAAGGAGCCTCCACCCAGGGCCACAGAAAGTCTGGCGTCAATGACCCTGCAGCTGCGAGGGCCCCTGGCCAACCCCTCAGGGTCCCCACATCTAGGAAATATGATACATCCTCCCATGCCCCCTAGCTGCATtatggaggagctgcagagagccTTCGCCTCCAAGAACAGACAGGAGAG ctctgacaaCCAACACTCTTTATCTTTGGTGGGGGGCTGTGTGGGAGGCGGAGGGTCAGATTGGCCcaagaaggaggcagaggagaataAAGAGAACGTGCGGCTGGACCAGTGCTTCTCCAACACCTCAGGCCTCCCTACCGACCTGGACGGCTGGAATGAGTCCGTCATCTCTG GCACACTTCCTCGCAGGCTAAGGAAAGAGTTGCTGGCTGTCAAACTACGAAACAGGCCCAGCAAGCAGGAGTTAGAGGACCGAAATATCTTCCCAGCAAGGAGTGATCAAGAGCGCCAGGAAATTCGCCAGCAGATCGAAATGAAACTCGCCAA GAGGCTGAGCCAGAGACCAAatgtggaggagctggagagtcGGAACATCCTGAAAC AGAGAAATGACCagacagagcaagaggagaggagggagatcAAACAGCGGCTAAACAGAAAG CTCAACCAGCGGCCCACCGTCGATGAACTGCGAGACAGAAAGATTCTTATCCGCTTCAGTGACTACGTGGAGGTGGCCAAAGCTCAGGACTATGACAGGAGAGCAGACAAGCCCTGGACTCGGCTCTCAGCGGCAGACAAG GCTGCAATCCGAAAAGAGCTGAACGAGTTCAAAAGCACTGAGATGGAAGTGCACGCCTCAAGCAAACACCTAACAAG GTTCCACCGGCCATGA
- the ppp1r3da gene encoding protein phosphatase 1, regulatory subunit 3Da codes for MDGGWFVGHESTPPESEGQMSRSCCGVSAPCLTINLTEMLRADKPDTVKKPVAIRPPSPRVSPLRAKEKTSSLSCEPTPKPIIRQRSLSLPSMTQRKKQCRHVGVRFVDSLGLDLEDIRLFKSGEDPLVPHHVTFRLLMGAELADGKHLEISLPYMKPSFSQQPGDQPGFLSRLCEQKVCLERVLCFELGIIGITQVVNLDFEKDVTVRYSFTKWKSCTETKATWVSTVTSTGEGGGDQLGCDIFRFHLPVPPFLQPGAVLEFAIQYKVGGCEYWDNNYSKNYKLVCHNYKLSVPKGCEDSMVHFV; via the coding sequence ATGGATGGAGGATGGTTTGTTGGACACGAGAGTACCCCCCCTGAATCTGAGGGCCAAATGTCCAGGTCTTGCTGTGGTGTCTCTGCGCCCTGTTTGACCATAAACTTGACTGAAATGCTCCGGGCTGACAAACCTGACACAGTAAAGAAGCCAGTTGCAATCCGGCCCCCAAGCCCCAGAGTCTCTCCACTAAGAGCCAAAGAGAAAACCTCCAGTCTCTCATGTGAACCCACACCTAAGCCTATCATCCGACAACGGTCACTCTCTCTGCCCTCCATGACCCAGAGGAAGAAACAATGTAGACATGTTGGAGTGCGGTTTGTTGACTCTTTGGGCCTCGACCTGGAGGACATAAGGCTCTTCAAATCTGGAGAGGATCCCCTTGTGCCACATCATGTTACCTTTAGACTGTTGATGGGTGCAGAGCTTGCAGATGGAAAACATCTGGAGATATCGCTGCCATATATGAAACCGTCTTTTTCACAGCAACCTGGTGACCAGCCAGGATTCCTGTCTCGTCTCTGTGAGCAGAAAGTATGTCTGGAGAGAGTCTTATGTTTTGAACTGGGTATCATTGGAATCACCCAGGTTGTCAATTTGGACTTTGAGAAAGATGTCACAGTTCGATATTCGTTCACAAAATGGAAGAGTTGCACAGAGACGAAGGCCACATGGGTGTCCACTGTTACCAGTacaggggaaggaggaggggaccAACTCGGCTGTGATATATTTCGTTTTCACCTGCCCGTTCCTCCTTTCCTGCAGCCAGGAGCAGTGCTAGAGTTTGCCATTCAATACAAAGTTGGTGGGTGTGAATACTGGGACAACAACTACAGCAAGAATTATAAGTTAGTTTGCCATAACTACAAGCTCAGTGTGCCCAAAGGATGTGAGGATAGTATGGTACACTTTGTTTAG
- the fam217ba gene encoding protein FAM217B isoform X2, which produces MKKAVGQIRNAPPGTGQDKDTVATVQKGAQSKGVRVKSGTTRNTSKLSSPEEEGDSRPQIRKQSSGQKKEDRRENQRMSQCSNELQPICGGMGKNRRALSLPLSPISGLRHMPAQPLTHSPGPTTEALQHYNQKEDDDTDSASDLSDSERLPVLPSPCTPCTPPHLNLRAEVINTNDFPPDFPGPRGTVGDEDESEKPTYSYQDFLPPPFNSWSLRQLAVFLHTEGRGAPRPKPVGPLEKYLERLLQLEWLQIQTVQAESSRPPGSRPRPQGFPSATVAHPPRPHTAPPSRLNSPKGLRHIQRAFPFVPVNNPPSPASTQPHPTRYPVCPHCHIRYPMCNGSCSAYAYQRHSRLSPLLERRARPGAPAKRSSSETRAPSTEGRSPGGQNGSGGGGAQTPVSPSAGKSHVRQMQAAGNARKQPQESNPNCRGQARKSRVRANSETDVKKESGGMKAAGAEKRLFAASKREAITSKRVEKDWQRTEAGGQASKTAIKRAAKEPQSNSKAPLSSKQNGKTKNVHFVAK; this is translated from the exons ATGAAGAAAGCAGTGGGCCAAATTAGAAATGCACCCCCAGGAACAGGTCAGGATAAGGACACAGTGGCAACAGTGCAGAAG GGGGCACAGTCTAAAGGTGTTAGGGTCAAATCTGGCACAACCCGAAATACAAGCAAACTCTCCAG cCCAGAAGAAGAAGGTGATTCGAGGCCTCAAATCCGCAAACAATCATCCGGGCAGAAGAAAGAGGACAGGCGAGAAAATCAGCGGATGTCACAATGCAGCAACGAGTTACAGCCAATTTGTGGGGGGATGGGGAAAAATCGGCGAGCCCTATCTCTGCCCCTCTCCCCGATATCGGGGCTACGCCACATGCCAGCACAACCACTAACACACTCCCCAGGCCCCACTACAGAGGCACTACAGCACTACAACCAGAAAGAAGATGATGACACTGACAGTGCCAGCGATCTGTCAGACTCTGAGAGGCTGCCTGTGCTGCCCTCTCCCTGTACCCCCTGCACCCCACCTCACCTCAACCTCCGTGCTGAGGTCATCAACACTAATGACTTTCCTCCGGACTTCCCAGGACCCCGTGGGACTGTGGGTGATGAAGACGAGAGCGAAAAACCCACCTACAGTTACCAAGACTTTCTGCCTCCTCCCTTCAACAGCTGGAGTCTGAGACAGCTGGCAGTGTTTCTACATACAGAGGGCCGTGGTGCCCCCCGGCCCAAGCCTGTAGGGCCCCTAGAGAAGTACCTGgagaggctgctgcagctggagtgGCTCCAGATCCAAACAGTGCAAGCAGAGAGCAGCCGTCCGCCAGGGAGTCGCCCAAGGCCACAGGGCTTCCCCTCTGCTACCGTAGCTCACCCCCCAAGGcctcacacagctccaccaTCCCGACTCAACTCCCCTAAAGGGCTGCGGCATATTCAGCGAGCCTTCCCGTTTGTGCCTGTTAACAACCCCCCATCACCTGCCTCAACTCAGCCCCACCCCACCCGCTATCCAGTTTGCCCCCACTGTCACATTCGCTACCCAATGTGCAATGGAAGCTGCTCTGCCTATGCCTACCAGCGCCACTCACGGCTTAGCCCACTGCTCGAGCGCAGAGCCAGACCTGGGGCACCAGcgaagaggagcagcagtgagACCAGAGCACCCTCCACAGAAGGAAGGAGCCCAGGAGGACAAAAtgggagtggaggaggaggagcccaGACCCCAGTTAGCCCATCAGCTGGAAAGAGTCATGTCAGGCAAATGCAGGCTGCAGGCAATGCCCGAAAGCAACCCCAGGAATCTAACCCGAACTGCAGAGGTCAGGCAAGGAAAAGCCGTGTTAGAGCTAATTCTGAGACAGATGTTAAAAAGGAATCTGGCGGCATGAAAGCAGCTGGGGCAGAGAAACGTCTTTTTGCTGCAAGCAAGAGAGAGGCCATCACCTCCAAGAGAGTGGAGAAGGACTGGCAGAGGACAGAAGCAGGAGGGCAGGCCTCTAAAACAGCCATCAAAAGAGCTGCTAAAGAGCCACAGTCCAATTCCAAAGCACCGCTTAGTAGTAAGCAgaatggcaaaacaaaaaatgtgcacTTTGTTGCAAAGTAA